The nucleotide sequence GACGGCGTCCTCGACGTCCGAGCGGCGGTCGGCGTCCATCGCGACGACATCGGTGATCCGGGCCAACTCGGTCACCAGCGGGAGGTCCGCGATGGAATCGTGCTGTGACGCATGTTCACGAACGCCTGTCATTTCGATAAGGATACAGCCCGACGTCGAAAGTCCTTGTGCCTCGATGGCGGAAATCCGACATCCCCCGGGCAAGTGGCCAGTGTGGGCCACCGACGGAACGCCTACCGCCAAATGACGCCGTTGGACGACCGGCGAGCCATCGCTTCACTCATGCCCGGATGGATGGGGCCGCGTGGGCTGGCCGAGTGCGTCCTGACGGCCACCCCATGTGTGGTACTTACACCCGCTGTCCCGTCGATTGAGAACGCTTTAGCCGCCCATGGCCCGCTAGTCGCCAATGAGCTACAAGATCGGTCTCGTGGGCAAACCCTCGGTGGGGAAGTCCACGTTCTTCAATGCGGCGACGATGAACGACGTGCCGGAGGGGGCCTATCCGTTCACGACGATCGACCCCTCGGTCGGCGAGGCGTACGTCCGGGTCGAGTGTGCAGCCCCCGAATTCGGCCACACCTGCACGCCGAATCACGGCTACTGTGACGATGGCGTCCGCTTCGTCCCGACGAAGCTGGTTGACGTCGCGGGGCTCGTCCCCGGCGCTCACGAGGGCAAGGGGCTCGGCAATCAGTTCCTCTCGGACCTGAACGAGGCGGACGTCCTGATCCACGTCGTCGATTTCACCGGCGAGACGGATCTGGAAGGCGAACCGACGACGGATCACGACCCACGCGCGGACATCGACTTCCTGGAGAACGAACTCGACATGTGGTATGTCGATGTCTTCGAGAAGGGGATCGAGCGCCACCAGACGGGGTATAATGGCGCAGATGGGGACATCGAGGCCGACCTCGCCGAACAGCTCTCGGCGTTCGGGATCGGTGAAGACGAGATCAAGCAGGTCATCCTCGCCGAAGAGTTAGAACTCGATCCCGACACGTGGGACGAAGCCGATCGGCAAGCTCTGGCCCGCGAGATCCGGATGCGGACCAAGCCAATCGTCATCGCGGCCAACAAGATGGACACCGAGGCCGCACAGGACAACTGGGACGCGGTGACGAGCGATCCCGACTACGAGCACCTGACGTTCGTACCTGTCTCGGCCCATGCCGAAAAGGCGTTGAAGAACGGCAACGAACAGGGTGTGCTGGACTACCGGCCCGGTGACGAGGACTTCGAAGTGACGGCTGACCTCCCCGAGGCAAAAGCAGCGGGCCTCGAAGAGATCCGCGAGTTCATCGGAGCCTACGGCGGGACAGGTGTCCAGGACGTCATCGAAACGGCGCTGTTCGAAGTGTTAGACGCGATCGCCGTCTTCCCTGGCGCGCGCAAGCCACAGGACGACGGCACCTTTTTGCAGGACTGTTTCGTCCTCCCCGACGGCTCGACGGCAGAGGACTTCGCGTATTTCCTGCATACCGACATCGGCGAGGGCTTTCTTCACGCTCACGACGTCCGTTCGGAGCGTCAGGTCGGCGCGGAGACGGAACTCGATCACCGTGACGTCGTCGAGATCACGACGACGAACTGAGGCGACGTGCCGACTGCCGGAAGACGGCTATATTCGCTACAGAATACCCATCGCTTCGAGACGCTCGGGTAGATACGTATCAGTCACGAAGTCGAGGCCGTAGGAGGCCAGGGCCTGCTGTTCGGACTTCTTGTCGATGTCGAGCTGGAGTTCGATCTGTTCCTCCCAGTAATCGGTCTGGAAGCGGGGGTCTTCGAGTTCTGATTCGAGGGCGTTGACGTCCGAATCCGCGAGGGGGTCGGTCGGGAGGTCGTACTCGACGATGTCCTCGGGCTGGACGCCGATGAACTGCGCTTCCGGCGTCGCGAGGTACTTCGAGAGGTGGGCGGATTTGATCGACCCGTAGGCGACCGATCCGTAGATCCGGTAGGACCACGGGTCACCGTCAGTGAACACCGTCACCGGCAGATCAAGTTCGTCGTGGAGTCGCTTGGTCAGCCGGCGGGTCGCACGGGCAGGCTGGCCGCCCAGATGGACCACGAGGGCGTTGTACTCGTCGTCGAAGCCGTTCTCGACGAGTCGATCGCGCATACCACCGGTCTCGACACAGAGGACGAAGTCGGCGTCGTTGTCAAGGAACTCGATGGTGTCGGGGTCGTTCGGGATCTGATAGCCGCCCTGGCCCACGTCGTCCTGGCAGTGGATCTCCCGATCCCCGCGGTTGGTTTGCTCCCGAAGTCGCAACGGGCCCATCACCTTCGCGCCGGACTCCTCGGGACGCATATGGAACTCCTCACGGCGCACGTCCGAGACGATTTCCAAGTCCTCGATGATCTGATTTGACTCGTCCTGGCTGTTGAACTGCGCCTCGTCGAGGTCCCAGGATTCGCTGAGGTAGTACAGTTCACGCAGCGTCGAAGAGCGGTCTTCTTCGAGTTGATTCGCGAGGAAGTCGATCGAATAGATGACCTTCAGGAGCTTCTGTGCCCCCCGAACGCTGTTGGCCGAGCGTGTACTCTTCCGATCGCCGTAGACCCAGACTTTCTGTTCGGGGTCGTACTCGATGTTGGTCTTCGTCCGGGTCGGGACGTCCATGTGGGGCACGTCACCGCGGTCGAACTGGTCGTAGAACTGTGCCGCCAGCTCGATCAACCGCTCGCGGGCGTCCCCGTCGGTTCCGTCGGTTCCGTCTGTGTCCGTGCTCATTGTTCACCGTCCACTGTGAGTTTCTCCTCGGCGATACCCTCGACCGAAATGTCGAACGCTGCGTCCTCGCTGACCTCGTAGGTCAGAACCGCCTCGTCGCCACTCGAAACGGTCGGCGACCACTTGATGAACCACTCGCCGTCCATCTCGACGACGCGGGCCTCGTCACCGTCGGCATCGACGCTCACCGGCTCGGCGGTCACGATCTCCGTGATCTCGACGTCGGCGTTCGTGCTGTCGTTGTTCTCGACGACAAGACTGACTGTCCCGTCCTCGCGCTCCCGCTCGAGGAGGACGTTGTTCATGATCCGGGCCAGCGAATCGTCGATGTTCAACTCTGCGCGCCCGGTCACCGCAGTCAGCTTCGTCGCCATCTCCGGGAGGATCGTCCCGAGTTTGTCCTGCTTTTCGCGGCGCTGACGACGCGACCGCCGCTCGTTGAGGAACGACTTGAGTTCGCGGGCCGCCTCCCGGATCGCGAGTTCGATCTCGTCTTCGATCTCGGGGATGTTGGCGATGGCGTCCTTCGATTCGCTCGTGAAGGGGACGTTCGTCGAGGCGACGTGGACCATCACGACGGCCGGCCCGCTGGGAATGCCGCTGCCGCCCGGCTGGTCGAGCCCGTAGTTGCGCCAGTTGATCGTCTTGACGACGTCCGTCGTCGCACACGCCCCACGCTGGTAGACCAGCGGGACGCGGTTCGCGAATCGCATTACGTCGACCGGCCCCCCTTCCTCAAGTTCGCCGCCATAGGCGATCCCGGCCTCGACGATGAACGGATCGCCGCCGTGGACAGAGGCGTCCCGCGTGGATGCGGCGTAGAAGTCGGCATCGAACTCCTTGCGGAGCCCTTCCTCGACGAGCCGCTCGGAGATCGGGGCGAGACAGCCGGTCGGCGGCGCGATGATCTCGGTCTCACGCATCGCTTCTAAGAGTTCGGCGGCCGCGTCGCGGTCGTCGGCAAGGGTCGCGACGTTCGGCACGTCGTCAGGGACCGTCGCCATCACGCTCCAAACCGCTTCGACAACGTTCTCGCGGGCGGTTTCACCGATCGTCGCGTCGTCGTACTCCTCGGTGTTTTCGGCGGCTCGCTCGACGTACTCGGCGAGCTGCTCGCGGGTGCAACGGTGGCGGTCATCCCTATCGGCGAACTTCGAGGCGATGCGGTCGGCCAGCCCTTCGATCGTCGCGTCGTCTTTTCGTTTGCTGGTGGCTTCGTCGACCAGGCCATAGAGGTCCGAGGCCAGCGTCTCGCGCTGATCGCCCTCGTCCGTGTCCCCGACGATCTGGGCCCAGGCTGCCGCCGTGGCTTTCTCCCGGACGGTGCTGCCGAACGTCGTCCCGAAGCCCTCGGCGGCGGTTTCGGCTGCCTCGTCGACGATCGTACGGAGCTGGTGATGGGCGATCCGTTCGCGACCATCGACGGCGTCGGCCACCTCACGGGCGAAGGATTTGGTGGCGTCTTTACCCTTGTTGGCGACGGCAGCCCTGACGGCCACCTCGACGTCACCTTCGTGAACCTGTGGTGGCTGCCAGGCCATCTCGCGGCCGAAGTGCCGATCCCGGAAGTTGTCGAGGATCTTGTCCGACGTCTTCCCACCCACGCGGGTGAACTCCCCCTGCAAGAAGCCGGACACGGAATACGAATCGGTGGCATCGAGCATCTTGAGTACCGTCCCGAGTTCGACGCCGTGGGGGTGGGGACGGATCTCTTCGGTCTCGGCCGGGAGATCCGCGCCCTCGACGCGCTCGAACTTCGCCGGCTCGGCCATGTTCGGTTCGTGGAACTCGATACGGGCATGTGGATTAACCACGGCCGTGTGCTTGATGTAATCGTGCAGTTGCTGGCGCGCCCGGAGATTAGCTTCCAGTTCGAGTTCGATTCGCGTCCCGTGGGGGCGATCCCAGGCCGTCGTCTCGTCGACGTCGATCTCGGGCTCGTTGGTGTCGGTGTCGATGATCAACTCGAAGTAGTGGGCCTCCTCGCTGCCCTTCGTCCGGGAGGTGATCTTGGCGGGCTTGCCGGACGTCAACTGCGAATAGAGGACGGCTGCGGAGATTCCGATCCCCTGCTGACCGCGATTCTGCTCCCGTTTGTGAAACCGGCTGCCGTACAGCAGCTTCCCGAAGACTTTGGGGAGTTGTTCGCGCGTGATCCCCGGACCGTTGTCCTCGATGACCAGCCGGTAGTACTCGCCGACGTCCTCGATTTCGACGTAGACGTCGGGGAAGATATCGGCCTCCTCGCAGGCGTCGAGGCTGTTGTCGACACCTTCTTTGACGGCCGTGACGAGTGCGCGGGCTCCCGAGTCGAACCCGAGCATGTGCTTGTTTTTCTCGAAGAACTCGGCGATGGAGATCTGGCGCTGACTTGCGGCCAGTTCCTCGGCGATCCCCTCTTCGCCGAGCGTTGACTGCATCGATGGCATTCTCTATCAAATCAGGGACCGCGGTCGGGTTAAAGCCTTCCGGGTGGTCGATGGCTCGGCCGTTGGCGCTCACTCAGCGGCCTCGAGTGTGACCGTCCTGGCGGCGTATTCCTCCAAGAAGGCTCCGTGGCCGCCGACCGTCGTCCGTCCCTCATCGGTCTCCAGCACGAGCGTGTGTTCGATCGGGAACTCGTTCGTAATCGGGTCGACGACCCCCTGACGGGTCGCGACGACCCGGCCGGTGACCGTTTCGGTGTCCGTCTCGGAAGCGGCCGGCGTCGCTTCGACCCGGGCAGTAATCGCAGTGTCATTTCGCAGGTGCAGCGTCGCCTGGAAAACGGCCTGTTCGATGCTCTCGTAGGTCCCCGGCAGCGACGCAGCATCGATCACGTACTGTTGGTCGGCGCTCGACCAGAAGTTCGCCAGGAACGATCCGAACAGCGTCGGGACGATCCGGTCCTGTACCAGCGAGATCGCGCGCTCGTCGCTGTTTGCGACCGTCATCATCTCCGAAGACGAGATGATGCCGAGTTCGTGATCGACGGCCAACATGACCGGAATCGGGACGTTCCAGCTCCGAACGACACTCGCGATCGGGCGATCGTACTCGGTGAAGTCAGCTGGGTCCGAGTCGACGTCAGTTACCAACAGGAGGACGAACACGCCGCGGTCGACGGCAGCCTGTAACTCCTCGACGACTTGGGGGAGCGTCGAATACGGGATCGAGAGTGCAACACGTTGCTCGGCGTCGTCGATGTACTCGCCGATGCGTTTGACCACTGTGACCCGGGACTTGATGACGTCGAAGCGCTGTGGGCGTGTCTCGGCTTCCGAAAAGCGGCGTTCGAGTGCCGGTTCGATTTCGTCGAGGCGATTCGAGAGGATCTCGATGACGTCTTCCGGTCGCTTGGCACGGATCTTCGTCGGGACGACGTGGTCGTTGACCTCGACGAATCCCTGATCTTCGAGTTCCTCACACACGCTGTAGACGTATCGCTTGGAAACGCCGGTCGCGTCGGCGATCGTACTCGCCTTTGCCTCTCCGTGTTCGAGGACAGCCAGATACGTCTGGATTTCGGTATCCGAGAGCCCGAAGTGTTCTAACTGCCGGGCAAGCGCCGAATCGTCGTTTTCGCTCATGCTTGGCCCTCGGAGGGGAACGGTCCACTTGATCGACGGTATCCTACCCGACCCGTCCCACGACCCACCGGGAGATTGAAGACGGTTGCCACTGATCTGTTAGTCAGTAGCCCACCACACTGTTCGTTTGCCATGTTGGTACCTACTTTCGGCGCCGATCGTATAAATTGTTTGTATCATTTCTTCCCAAATCCACCGCACATGCCCGCGCGCACGTGAAATTTAAGACCCCCCAGACGTAACTTCCCATCAAGGTTTTTTATGAGCGACGACAACGCCTACGGAGCCGGCCAGATTCAGGTGCTGGAGGGGTTACAAGCCGTCCAGAAGCGACCGGCAATGTATATCGGCTCTACCGATACCAGGGGATTGCATCACCTCGTCTACGAGGTAGTCGACAACGCCATCGACGAGGCGCTCGCGGGACACTGTGACCACATCGAGGTCACGAT is from Halorhabdus sp. BNX81 and encodes:
- a CDS encoding DNA topoisomerase VI subunit B yields the protein MPSMQSTLGEEGIAEELAASQRQISIAEFFEKNKHMLGFDSGARALVTAVKEGVDNSLDACEEADIFPDVYVEIEDVGEYYRLVIEDNGPGITREQLPKVFGKLLYGSRFHKREQNRGQQGIGISAAVLYSQLTSGKPAKITSRTKGSEEAHYFELIIDTDTNEPEIDVDETTAWDRPHGTRIELELEANLRARQQLHDYIKHTAVVNPHARIEFHEPNMAEPAKFERVEGADLPAETEEIRPHPHGVELGTVLKMLDATDSYSVSGFLQGEFTRVGGKTSDKILDNFRDRHFGREMAWQPPQVHEGDVEVAVRAAVANKGKDATKSFAREVADAVDGRERIAHHQLRTIVDEAAETAAEGFGTTFGSTVREKATAAAWAQIVGDTDEGDQRETLASDLYGLVDEATSKRKDDATIEGLADRIASKFADRDDRHRCTREQLAEYVERAAENTEEYDDATIGETARENVVEAVWSVMATVPDDVPNVATLADDRDAAAELLEAMRETEIIAPPTGCLAPISERLVEEGLRKEFDADFYAASTRDASVHGGDPFIVEAGIAYGGELEEGGPVDVMRFANRVPLVYQRGACATTDVVKTINWRNYGLDQPGGSGIPSGPAVVMVHVASTNVPFTSESKDAIANIPEIEDEIELAIREAARELKSFLNERRSRRQRREKQDKLGTILPEMATKLTAVTGRAELNIDDSLARIMNNVLLEREREDGTVSLVVENNDSTNADVEITEIVTAEPVSVDADGDEARVVEMDGEWFIKWSPTVSSGDEAVLTYEVSEDAAFDISVEGIAEEKLTVDGEQ
- a CDS encoding redox-regulated ATPase YchF translates to MSYKIGLVGKPSVGKSTFFNAATMNDVPEGAYPFTTIDPSVGEAYVRVECAAPEFGHTCTPNHGYCDDGVRFVPTKLVDVAGLVPGAHEGKGLGNQFLSDLNEADVLIHVVDFTGETDLEGEPTTDHDPRADIDFLENELDMWYVDVFEKGIERHQTGYNGADGDIEADLAEQLSAFGIGEDEIKQVILAEELELDPDTWDEADRQALAREIRMRTKPIVIAANKMDTEAAQDNWDAVTSDPDYEHLTFVPVSAHAEKALKNGNEQGVLDYRPGDEDFEVTADLPEAKAAGLEEIREFIGAYGGTGVQDVIETALFEVLDAIAVFPGARKPQDDGTFLQDCFVLPDGSTAEDFAYFLHTDIGEGFLHAHDVRSERQVGAETELDHRDVVEITTTN
- a CDS encoding DNA topoisomerase IV subunit A — encoded protein: MSTDTDGTDGTDGDARERLIELAAQFYDQFDRGDVPHMDVPTRTKTNIEYDPEQKVWVYGDRKSTRSANSVRGAQKLLKVIYSIDFLANQLEEDRSSTLRELYYLSESWDLDEAQFNSQDESNQIIEDLEIVSDVRREEFHMRPEESGAKVMGPLRLREQTNRGDREIHCQDDVGQGGYQIPNDPDTIEFLDNDADFVLCVETGGMRDRLVENGFDDEYNALVVHLGGQPARATRRLTKRLHDELDLPVTVFTDGDPWSYRIYGSVAYGSIKSAHLSKYLATPEAQFIGVQPEDIVEYDLPTDPLADSDVNALESELEDPRFQTDYWEEQIELQLDIDKKSEQQALASYGLDFVTDTYLPERLEAMGIL
- a CDS encoding TrmB family transcriptional regulator, with the translated sequence MSENDDSALARQLEHFGLSDTEIQTYLAVLEHGEAKASTIADATGVSKRYVYSVCEELEDQGFVEVNDHVVPTKIRAKRPEDVIEILSNRLDEIEPALERRFSEAETRPQRFDVIKSRVTVVKRIGEYIDDAEQRVALSIPYSTLPQVVEELQAAVDRGVFVLLLVTDVDSDPADFTEYDRPIASVVRSWNVPIPVMLAVDHELGIISSSEMMTVANSDERAISLVQDRIVPTLFGSFLANFWSSADQQYVIDAASLPGTYESIEQAVFQATLHLRNDTAITARVEATPAASETDTETVTGRVVATRQGVVDPITNEFPIEHTLVLETDEGRTTVGGHGAFLEEYAARTVTLEAAE